Proteins encoded within one genomic window of Ottowia sp. SB7-C50:
- a CDS encoding TolC family protein encodes MYPKTKTSIRLRQAVLAAFLAGVNAGVYAQPEALPANLKDVFDAAWARQPESQALLMRRDAVQAQRRAAAAWTPEPPALEISNKTDRLTRNDGARELEAGIAIPLWLPGERSNSGALADAQTAAVESRVEAARLRLAATVREAWWNWERTRIDADIARGQLDNARRIATDVARRAKAGDLAQADQHQADGAVAAAEAAVAQAEAGATTAQQQLKALTGSVALAAPTGTSPAEVEPTSSDMPIHPALNELQDRAAVAERTAALAAKQSRANPELTLSTTRERGAFGERYDQAITVGIRIPFGAGPRHDSRVAAARADAVEAQAQFALDRARLQSEREAAEVRVNAARTQLAAAERRATLARETRGFFDKSFRLGETDLPTRLRIEAEATEAERQAARSRIELASAISTWRQALGLLPQ; translated from the coding sequence ATGTATCCGAAGACAAAAACATCAATCCGTCTGCGGCAAGCCGTACTTGCCGCTTTCTTGGCCGGCGTGAACGCCGGCGTATATGCCCAACCGGAAGCGCTCCCAGCCAACCTGAAGGACGTCTTCGACGCAGCCTGGGCGCGGCAGCCCGAATCGCAGGCGCTGCTGATGCGCCGTGATGCCGTCCAAGCGCAGCGGCGTGCGGCGGCGGCATGGACGCCCGAGCCACCCGCGCTCGAAATCAGTAACAAGACGGACCGGCTTACGCGCAACGACGGTGCCCGTGAGCTAGAGGCCGGCATCGCCATCCCTCTGTGGCTGCCAGGTGAGCGAAGCAACAGCGGTGCACTGGCAGATGCGCAGACTGCGGCCGTGGAGAGCCGTGTGGAAGCGGCGCGACTGCGACTCGCCGCCACGGTACGTGAGGCCTGGTGGAATTGGGAACGCACGCGCATCGACGCCGACATCGCACGTGGGCAACTGGACAATGCTCGCCGCATCGCCACCGACGTTGCGCGGCGCGCCAAGGCCGGCGACCTGGCGCAGGCCGACCAACACCAGGCCGACGGTGCTGTGGCCGCAGCCGAAGCGGCCGTGGCGCAGGCCGAGGCAGGAGCGACGACGGCGCAGCAGCAATTGAAGGCGCTGACCGGCAGTGTTGCCCTCGCTGCGCCTACGGGTACATCGCCTGCCGAGGTTGAACCCACCTCGTCAGACATGCCAATACACCCTGCACTCAACGAGTTGCAAGACCGTGCCGCCGTGGCCGAGCGCACCGCGGCCCTGGCCGCCAAGCAGTCGCGGGCGAACCCGGAGTTGACACTGTCCACCACGCGGGAACGTGGGGCATTCGGCGAGCGCTACGACCAAGCCATCACGGTGGGCATTCGAATTCCGTTCGGCGCAGGCCCTCGCCACGACAGCCGCGTGGCGGCTGCTCGGGCCGATGCTGTGGAAGCACAGGCCCAATTCGCGCTGGATCGTGCGCGGTTGCAGTCGGAGAGGGAGGCCGCAGAGGTCCGGGTCAATGCGGCACGCACGCAGCTTGCAGCCGCGGAACGCCGCGCCACCTTGGCTCGTGAGACGCGCGGATTCTTCGACAAATCCTTCCGCCTGGGCGAGACCGATCTTCCGACACGGCTGCGCATCGAAGCCGAAGCCACCGAGGCCGAACGGCAGGCGGCGCGCAGCCGCATAGAGCTGGCCTCGGCGATTTCCACATGGCGCCAGGCACTGGGCCTGCTGCCGCAGTGA
- a CDS encoding DUF4148 domain-containing protein, giving the protein MTQQRLSLSSMIAAAAAVAALGLPGMASAAYEHPANNETGVIVHPEHFKSEKTRAQVIAETKAAMQQGRLSYGESNYPIGTPTPDAGSGKTRAQVIAETKAAMQQGRLSYGESNYPIGTPTPDAGSGKTRAQVINELQNESPAERNARLRFYSRG; this is encoded by the coding sequence ATGACCCAACAACGCCTCTCCCTCTCCTCCATGATCGCCGCCGCGGCCGCAGTGGCCGCCCTGGGCCTTCCGGGGATGGCTTCGGCCGCATACGAGCACCCTGCCAACAACGAAACCGGAGTCATCGTTCACCCGGAGCACTTCAAGAGCGAGAAGACACGAGCACAGGTGATTGCAGAAACCAAGGCTGCCATGCAACAAGGCCGCCTTTCCTACGGTGAAAGTAATTACCCGATCGGCACGCCCACACCCGATGCAGGCTCTGGCAAGACGCGAGCACAGGTGATTGCGGAAACCAAGGCTGCCATGCAGCAAGGCCGCCTTTCCTACGGTGAAAGTAATTACCCGATCGGCACACCCACACCCGACGCAGGCTCTGGCAAGACGCGAGCACAGGTGATCAACGAATTGCAGAACGAATCGCCTGCCGAACGCAATGCTCGCCTGCGTTTCTACTCCCGGGGTTGA
- a CDS encoding heavy metal sensor histidine kinase: MDTLRQKQLQVSHLIAEAGELDNDTLTHKLNDAMVGQQDVMVILSGADGSVLYASSAVPMDHRTIDMRFEATNGTTSIQAVLILDASEDDRVLERLARTLVTAALAGTVVIAVGGFTLVQIGLRPVHDLSAQIQALEADTLHQPLDGSAQPDELVPLVAHVNELLKRLHKAYEQLEAFNADVAHELFTPLATLMGGTEIALRKARDADALRDVLGSHLEDLQRMSMIVQDMLFLSQADRGAEARREHVDSLADVAGAVVDLHEAAIEEAGLQVRIDGDATCTADVRLLQRALSNLIGNATRHAHQRSTILVQIDRLDDEVALRVVNQGHTIPTEHLPYLFHRFYRADAARSNAARNHGLGLAIVAAIARMHGGRTVAESNGGVTSIGLTVPDPFKPSAPHPEAATR; encoded by the coding sequence ATGGACACGCTGCGGCAGAAGCAGCTCCAAGTGAGCCATCTCATTGCCGAGGCGGGAGAGTTGGACAACGACACGCTTACGCACAAGCTCAATGACGCCATGGTCGGCCAGCAGGACGTGATGGTGATCCTGAGCGGTGCCGACGGCAGTGTTCTTTATGCCAGTTCAGCCGTTCCAATGGATCACCGCACGATCGACATGCGGTTCGAGGCCACGAACGGCACCACCTCCATCCAGGCGGTGCTGATCCTGGACGCCAGCGAGGACGATCGCGTGCTTGAGCGCTTAGCCCGCACGCTGGTCACGGCGGCGCTTGCTGGGACAGTGGTGATTGCCGTCGGTGGATTCACGCTGGTGCAAATCGGGCTGCGTCCAGTACACGATCTTTCGGCACAAATCCAAGCACTGGAGGCCGATACCCTGCACCAGCCTCTGGATGGCTCCGCTCAACCCGACGAACTGGTTCCGCTGGTGGCCCATGTCAATGAGTTGCTGAAGCGTCTGCACAAGGCCTATGAACAATTGGAAGCATTCAATGCCGATGTTGCCCATGAACTGTTCACGCCGTTAGCAACCTTGATGGGAGGCACCGAGATCGCTTTGCGCAAGGCACGCGACGCCGACGCGCTTCGGGATGTACTGGGTTCGCATCTCGAAGACCTCCAGCGCATGTCGATGATCGTGCAGGACATGCTCTTCCTGTCGCAGGCCGACCGCGGAGCCGAGGCCCGCCGCGAACACGTCGACAGCCTGGCCGATGTTGCGGGCGCGGTGGTGGACTTGCACGAGGCGGCCATCGAGGAAGCCGGTCTTCAAGTCCGTATCGACGGCGATGCCACATGCACGGCCGACGTGCGCCTGCTGCAGCGCGCGCTATCCAACCTGATCGGCAACGCAACCCGGCACGCGCATCAGCGCAGCACCATCTTGGTGCAGATCGACCGGCTGGACGACGAGGTGGCCCTACGGGTGGTGAACCAAGGTCACACCATTCCGACTGAACATCTACCCTACCTGTTCCACCGCTTCTACCGGGCGGATGCAGCGCGGTCGAACGCCGCCCGCAATCACGGACTGGGCTTGGCCATCGTGGCCGCCATCGCTCGCATGCACGGAGGGCGGACCGTGGCGGAATCAAACGGTGGCGTCACGTCCATCGGACTCACGGTGCCTGACCCTTTCAAGCCTTCTGCACCGCACCCAGAAGCCGCAACCCGTTGA
- a CDS encoding efflux RND transporter periplasmic adaptor subunit → MTSKRIFLAIAIALSLGAATPAFAGEGHDHGDAAAAPNANGPQRLPDGSVFLPKPAQRQLGVRTLLTEEAELPRSFELNGKVVMDPNAGGKVQPLNAGRIEPGPRGLPNPGQAVRKGEVLAYVVPSAAPIERSNQAAQLAELRAAKSLADKRVARLQELADTVPRKDIEAAESEARSLTERIAAVGGGLATREVLIAPVSGVIASANAVAGQVVDSRELIFEVIDPARLRIEALAFDAAISSDVGSATLAVGKERVPLTFVGAAHSLREQALPLAFRAEAAALSALAVGQPVRVFVQSKSKVKGIAVPLASLMKNPANQSIVWVKTAPERFEPRTVTAEPLDGVNVAITSGLKAGDRVATQGATLINQVR, encoded by the coding sequence ATGACCTCGAAACGCATTTTTCTTGCCATAGCCATCGCTCTGTCGCTGGGTGCAGCCACTCCAGCTTTCGCCGGCGAAGGCCATGATCATGGCGACGCAGCCGCCGCGCCGAACGCCAATGGCCCACAACGCTTACCTGATGGCAGCGTGTTTCTGCCCAAGCCCGCGCAGCGGCAACTCGGCGTGCGCACCTTGCTCACCGAAGAGGCCGAGTTGCCGCGCTCGTTCGAGCTGAATGGCAAGGTGGTGATGGACCCCAACGCAGGGGGCAAGGTACAGCCACTGAATGCCGGCCGCATCGAACCGGGGCCACGAGGTCTGCCAAATCCCGGACAGGCGGTGCGCAAAGGGGAAGTGCTGGCCTATGTCGTGCCCTCGGCCGCGCCGATCGAGCGATCGAACCAGGCCGCGCAACTGGCCGAGCTGCGCGCAGCCAAGAGCCTGGCGGACAAGCGCGTCGCGCGCTTGCAGGAGCTGGCCGACACCGTGCCGCGCAAGGACATCGAGGCGGCCGAGAGCGAGGCACGCAGCCTGACCGAGCGCATCGCTGCTGTGGGTGGGGGACTTGCGACCCGCGAGGTGCTGATTGCGCCCGTCTCGGGCGTGATTGCCTCCGCCAACGCGGTGGCGGGCCAAGTAGTCGATTCCCGCGAACTCATCTTCGAAGTCATCGATCCGGCGCGGCTGCGCATCGAGGCGCTCGCCTTCGATGCGGCGATCAGCTCGGATGTCGGTAGCGCCACGCTCGCCGTCGGCAAGGAGCGCGTGCCGTTGACTTTCGTCGGTGCGGCGCACAGTCTGCGCGAACAGGCATTGCCGTTGGCCTTCCGCGCTGAAGCTGCCGCGCTGTCGGCGCTGGCGGTAGGCCAACCGGTGCGCGTCTTCGTGCAGAGCAAGAGCAAGGTAAAAGGCATCGCCGTGCCGTTGGCCTCGCTGATGAAGAACCCGGCGAATCAGAGCATTGTCTGGGTGAAGACCGCGCCTGAGCGATTCGAGCCCCGCACCGTCACGGCCGAGCCGCTGGACGGTGTGAACGTGGCGATCACGTCGGGCCTGAAGGCCGGCGACCGCGTGGCCACGCAGGGGGCCACACTGATCAACCAGGTGCGCTGA
- a CDS encoding heavy metal translocating P-type ATPase — MKNTHTDQDYADARSNDCCGACSIDTAPISRVPTATRGRSFRIATMDCAAEESEIRRALDGVPGIRGLRFQLGQRMLTVDADEPSIAPALEAIRKVGFDPQPVVAAGAGQVHSEEGGHDHEGVRGQLPKLAAALIMAIAAELIGYFAPETAIWRAAGLAVAAVAIWLAGFDVYKKGLTALRHGRLNINALMTVAVTGAFAIGQWPEAAMVMALYAIAEAIEARAVDRARNAIKGLLEMAPEQASVRQVDGSWTTLPVAEIAVSAVLRVKPGERVPMDGVVRSGQTSINQAPVTGESIPVDKTAGDTVFAGTINESGTFEFEVTALASESTLARIIHAVEVAQSTRAPTQGFVDRFAAVYTPAIFVLALAVALLGPWLLDWTWMQAIYKALVLLVIACPCALVISTPVTIVSGLAAAARRGILIKGGIYLEEARKLKAIALDKTGTITEGKPRLVDWAVVDSQTESADAEHVAVVLASHSDHPVSRAIAAGLKPNGVEAKNFTALAGRGAQAEVSGVSYVLGNHRLIEERGQCSPALEERLKQHEEAGRTVTLLASPERVIALFAVADTIKPSSREAVASLQALGITPVMLTGDNQATATAVAHEAGIEQARGNLLPEDKLEAIRALQRDLGPTAMTGDGINDAPALAQADIGVAMGAAGTDTAMEAADVVVMNDDLRRIAETVKLSRSTHAVLWQNITLALGIKAVFLVLALFGGATMWMAVFADMGASLLVVLNGLRLLGAVQKA, encoded by the coding sequence ATGAAAAACACTCACACTGACCAAGATTATGCGGACGCTCGCAGCAACGATTGCTGCGGCGCCTGCTCCATCGACACGGCACCTATTTCCCGTGTTCCGACCGCCACGCGCGGCCGCAGTTTTCGTATCGCCACGATGGATTGCGCGGCGGAAGAGTCGGAAATCCGCCGAGCTCTCGACGGAGTTCCAGGTATCCGTGGGCTGCGCTTTCAACTCGGCCAGCGGATGCTGACCGTCGATGCTGACGAACCGTCCATTGCGCCAGCGCTGGAGGCCATTCGCAAGGTGGGGTTTGACCCCCAGCCGGTCGTTGCGGCAGGCGCAGGACAGGTGCATTCGGAGGAAGGCGGCCACGATCACGAAGGCGTCCGAGGCCAATTGCCCAAGCTGGCTGCCGCGCTGATCATGGCCATCGCTGCCGAGTTGATCGGGTATTTCGCACCGGAGACCGCAATCTGGCGCGCCGCTGGCCTCGCCGTGGCGGCGGTAGCGATCTGGCTAGCCGGCTTTGATGTCTACAAGAAGGGACTGACGGCCCTGCGGCATGGTCGCCTGAACATCAATGCGCTGATGACTGTCGCGGTGACAGGCGCGTTTGCGATCGGCCAGTGGCCCGAGGCTGCGATGGTGATGGCGCTGTATGCCATCGCTGAGGCGATCGAGGCGCGGGCAGTCGATCGCGCGCGCAATGCGATCAAGGGCCTGTTGGAGATGGCGCCTGAGCAGGCATCGGTGAGGCAAGTCGATGGCAGTTGGACTACCCTGCCGGTGGCCGAGATCGCCGTCAGTGCAGTGCTGCGCGTGAAACCCGGTGAGCGCGTGCCAATGGATGGTGTGGTGCGCTCCGGTCAGACGAGCATTAACCAGGCCCCTGTCACCGGCGAGAGTATTCCTGTCGACAAGACGGCTGGCGATACCGTCTTTGCAGGCACGATCAACGAGTCGGGCACTTTCGAGTTCGAAGTCACGGCCCTCGCATCGGAATCAACGCTTGCGCGCATCATCCACGCTGTCGAAGTAGCGCAATCGACGCGCGCGCCTACGCAGGGCTTCGTCGACCGGTTCGCGGCTGTCTATACGCCAGCCATCTTCGTGCTCGCGCTGGCGGTCGCGTTGCTCGGACCATGGCTGCTGGACTGGACCTGGATGCAGGCCATCTACAAGGCGCTCGTGCTGCTGGTCATTGCCTGTCCGTGTGCGTTGGTGATCTCGACACCGGTGACTATTGTCAGTGGGCTCGCGGCAGCCGCCCGCCGCGGCATTCTCATCAAAGGAGGTATTTACCTTGAAGAGGCGCGCAAGCTCAAGGCGATTGCGCTGGACAAGACCGGCACGATCACCGAGGGCAAGCCGAGGCTGGTGGACTGGGCCGTCGTCGATTCGCAGACGGAGTCGGCGGACGCGGAACACGTCGCCGTGGTGTTGGCCAGCCATTCCGACCATCCAGTCTCGCGCGCGATCGCGGCCGGACTGAAGCCGAATGGCGTCGAAGCGAAGAATTTCACGGCGCTGGCGGGGCGCGGTGCACAAGCAGAGGTCAGCGGCGTGAGCTATGTGCTCGGCAACCACCGTTTGATCGAAGAGCGCGGACAGTGCTCACCGGCGCTGGAGGAACGGCTGAAGCAGCACGAAGAGGCAGGCCGAACCGTCACGCTGTTGGCCAGTCCGGAGCGGGTCATCGCGTTGTTTGCCGTCGCTGACACCATCAAGCCTTCGTCTCGTGAGGCGGTCGCATCGCTGCAAGCGCTGGGCATCACTCCCGTCATGCTGACAGGCGACAACCAAGCCACGGCCACGGCTGTAGCACACGAAGCCGGCATCGAGCAGGCACGCGGCAATCTACTGCCCGAGGACAAGCTGGAAGCCATCAGGGCCTTGCAGCGAGACCTGGGGCCGACCGCGATGACCGGCGACGGCATCAACGACGCGCCCGCGCTGGCCCAGGCCGACATCGGCGTGGCGATGGGTGCGGCCGGAACCGACACAGCAATGGAAGCAGCCGACGTGGTCGTGATGAACGACGACCTGCGACGCATTGCCGAGACAGTGAAGCTCTCGCGATCGACGCACGCGGTGTTGTGGCAGAACATCACGCTGGCGCTTGGTATCAAGGCCGTCTTCCTCGTGCTTGCCCTTTTTGGCGGAGCAACGATGTGGATGGCCGTCTTCGCCGATATGGGAGCCAGCCTGCTGGTTGTGCTCAACGGGTTGCGGCTTCTGGGTGCGGTGCAGAAGGCTTGA
- the cadR gene encoding Cd(II)/Pb(II)-responsive transcriptional regulator yields the protein MKIGILAEATGTPVETIRFYEREGLLPPPARAENNYRMYLPVHVERLAFVRQCRNLDMTLDEIRALLALRESPAQDCGDINTLLDEHIGHVAQRIRELRALEADLKALRARCIAPHAVTECGILSGLDTAAAAGPELARRRHVHGAH from the coding sequence ATGAAGATTGGAATCTTGGCCGAAGCCACGGGAACGCCCGTTGAAACCATCCGCTTCTACGAGCGCGAAGGTCTGCTGCCGCCTCCGGCGCGTGCCGAAAACAACTACCGTATGTACTTGCCGGTCCATGTCGAGCGGCTGGCATTTGTCCGGCAGTGCCGCAACCTCGACATGACCCTCGACGAAATCCGCGCGCTGCTCGCGCTGCGGGAATCACCCGCGCAGGATTGTGGCGACATCAACACGTTGCTCGACGAACACATCGGCCACGTCGCGCAGCGCATCCGGGAACTTCGCGCGCTTGAGGCAGACCTCAAGGCGTTGCGCGCGCGCTGCATCGCACCGCATGCGGTCACCGAATGCGGCATCCTCAGTGGCCTCGACACCGCGGCTGCGGCGGGGCCGGAGCTAGCTAGGCGACGTCATGTGCATGGCGCGCACTGA
- a CDS encoding relaxase/mobilization nuclease and DUF3363 domain-containing protein → MTDRRDDDFRIRPSAPKNRGQGFVSKVLKQAGRASSGKSSVRRPGAAGGAGRGTGQRPGSRLGRGHTAARFAGAKLTPMSRRVAIKTLLVNQQRASPQSLAKHLRYIERDGAGRDGEPGQAYGPQTDAADLEAFKERCADDRHHFRFILSPEDGAELEDLRTYTRHLMGRMEADLGTRLEWVAVDHWNTDNPHTHLIVRGRDDTGKDLVIAGDYIADGFRHRAAELATEWLGPRTELEIQQTLTREVDQERWTSLDRTLKRELGDDGLVHVERFNEPRLQRQRLLLIGRLQRLQRLGLADEMQPGTWAVHADAEKTLRALGERGDIIRTMQRAMRGEPRELAVFEPGDDGRTILGRVAAKGLADELRDRGYLVIDGVDGKAHYVALNARDELANYPTGAVVEVKGSADVRAADRNIAALASDGLYRADHHLAIAQGQATPDRDPHEVVAVHVRRLEALRRAGIVERVAEGLWKVPDDLPERGRQYDAQRLGGVAVELKSHIPIERQARVIGATWLDQQLIGGGKGLGDLGFGGEAKQAMQQRADFLAEQGLAERRGQRVILARNLLGTLRNRELAQVAQDIAAETGLAHRPTADGQRVAGIYRRSVMLASGRYAVLDDGMGFSLVPWRSVIEQRLGRQIAATVRSGGVSWEIGRRPGLSRG, encoded by the coding sequence ATGACCGACCGCCGCGACGATGATTTCCGCATCCGCCCCAGTGCCCCGAAGAACCGGGGCCAGGGCTTCGTCTCCAAGGTGCTCAAGCAGGCAGGCAGGGCCAGCAGCGGCAAGTCCTCGGTGCGCCGTCCTGGGGCGGCTGGCGGCGCCGGGAGGGGCACCGGCCAGCGGCCCGGCTCGCGCCTGGGACGCGGCCACACGGCAGCGCGCTTCGCGGGGGCGAAGCTCACGCCCATGTCGCGGCGCGTGGCCATCAAGACGCTGCTGGTCAATCAGCAGCGGGCCAGCCCGCAGTCGCTCGCCAAGCACCTGCGCTACATCGAGCGCGATGGCGCGGGCCGCGATGGCGAGCCGGGGCAAGCCTACGGGCCGCAGACCGATGCCGCCGACCTCGAAGCCTTCAAGGAGCGCTGCGCCGACGACCGGCATCATTTCCGCTTCATCCTCTCGCCCGAGGATGGCGCGGAACTGGAAGACTTGCGCACATATACCAGGCACCTCATGGGCCGCATGGAGGCCGACCTGGGCACGCGGCTGGAATGGGTGGCGGTCGATCATTGGAACACCGACAACCCGCATACCCACCTGATCGTGCGCGGGCGCGACGACACCGGCAAAGACCTCGTCATCGCCGGCGACTACATCGCCGATGGCTTCCGTCATCGCGCCGCCGAACTGGCGACCGAATGGCTGGGGCCGCGCACCGAGCTGGAGATCCAGCAGACCTTGACGCGCGAGGTGGATCAGGAGCGGTGGACGAGCCTGGATCGGACCCTCAAGCGCGAGCTGGGTGACGATGGCCTGGTGCATGTCGAACGCTTCAATGAGCCGAGATTGCAGCGCCAGCGCCTGCTGCTGATCGGTCGTCTGCAACGCTTGCAGCGCCTGGGCCTGGCCGACGAGATGCAGCCCGGCACCTGGGCCGTCCATGCCGACGCGGAGAAAACCTTGCGTGCTCTCGGCGAGCGCGGCGACATCATCCGCACCATGCAGCGGGCCATGCGCGGCGAACCGCGCGAACTGGCGGTATTCGAGCCTGGGGACGATGGTCGAACCATTCTCGGCCGCGTGGCCGCGAAGGGGCTGGCCGACGAACTGCGCGACCGGGGGTATCTGGTCATCGACGGCGTGGACGGCAAAGCCCACTACGTCGCGCTCAATGCCCGTGACGAGCTGGCGAACTATCCGACGGGCGCCGTGGTGGAAGTGAAGGGATCGGCTGACGTGCGCGCAGCCGATCGCAACATCGCCGCGCTGGCGAGCGATGGCCTGTACCGCGCCGACCATCATCTCGCCATCGCGCAAGGTCAGGCCACGCCCGACCGCGACCCGCACGAAGTCGTGGCGGTCCACGTCCGGCGCCTGGAAGCCCTGCGCCGAGCGGGCATCGTGGAGCGCGTGGCCGAGGGGCTATGGAAGGTGCCGGACGACCTGCCCGAGCGTGGCCGCCAGTACGACGCGCAGCGCCTGGGCGGCGTGGCCGTGGAGCTGAAATCGCACATACCCATCGAGCGGCAGGCCCGCGTGATCGGCGCCACCTGGCTCGACCAGCAACTGATCGGCGGCGGCAAGGGCCTAGGCGACCTGGGCTTTGGCGGCGAGGCCAAGCAGGCGATGCAGCAACGCGCCGACTTCCTGGCCGAACAGGGGCTGGCCGAGCGGCGGGGGCAGCGGGTGATCCTGGCACGCAACCTGCTGGGCACGTTGCGCAACCGGGAACTGGCGCAGGTTGCCCAGGACATTGCCGCCGAAACCGGCCTGGCGCACCGCCCCACGGCAGACGGGCAGCGTGTGGCCGGCATCTACCGGCGCTCGGTCATGCTCGCCAGCGGACGCTACGCCGTACTCGATGACGGCATGGGATTTAGCTTGGTGCCGTGGCGGTCGGTGATTGAACAGCGGCTGGGGCGGCAGATCGCCGCGACGGTGCGCAGCGGTGGGGTTTCATGGGAAATTGGGCGGCGGCCTGGGCTGTCCCGAGGCTAG
- a CDS encoding DUF4148 domain-containing protein gives MKLTHLVAMKAIILATALPMAAQADSLWHPASNEQGFTYHPDHFKSTKTRAQVLAEVEAARKDGTLTLMQRGLPVPIKSSAAPKTRQQVVDEMRSEAPEAQRARLELYSGG, from the coding sequence ATGAAACTGACCCATCTTGTCGCCATGAAAGCCATTATCCTGGCCACGGCACTGCCCATGGCGGCCCAGGCCGATTCGCTCTGGCACCCCGCGTCCAATGAGCAGGGCTTCACGTATCACCCCGATCATTTCAAGAGTACCAAGACCCGTGCCCAGGTGCTGGCCGAGGTCGAGGCAGCCCGCAAGGACGGTACGCTCACGCTGATGCAACGTGGACTGCCGGTGCCCATCAAGAGTTCCGCAGCACCGAAGACGCGCCAGCAGGTTGTCGATGAGATGCGTAGCGAAGCACCGGAAGCACAGCGTGCGCGACTGGAACTGTATTCCGGCGGTTGA
- a CDS encoding heavy metal response regulator transcription factor — protein sequence MKLLIVEDEAKLADYLRKGLSEEGYVIDVAANGIDGLHMASDGHYDLIVLDTMLPGIDGFGLLAALRQSKQTPVIMLTARHRIEDRVRGLKAGADDYLVKPFAFSELVARIEVLLRRVAGTAPAPDALVLCLGDLQVDLARRRATRAGQRIDLSAKEFQLLTLLLRRKGEVLSRTEIAEQVWDVNFDYGTNVIDVAVRRLRNKLDLPFERPLLHTVRGMGYMLEDRQP from the coding sequence ATGAAGCTGCTGATCGTGGAAGACGAAGCCAAGCTCGCGGACTATCTTCGCAAGGGACTCTCTGAAGAAGGCTATGTGATCGATGTGGCTGCCAACGGCATCGATGGCCTCCACATGGCCTCTGACGGCCACTACGACCTGATCGTTCTCGACACCATGCTGCCGGGCATCGATGGCTTCGGCTTGCTGGCTGCACTGCGGCAGAGCAAGCAGACGCCGGTGATCATGTTGACGGCCCGCCATCGCATCGAGGATCGCGTACGCGGGCTGAAGGCGGGAGCGGATGACTACCTCGTCAAGCCGTTCGCCTTTTCCGAGCTGGTGGCCCGCATCGAAGTGCTGCTGCGCCGCGTTGCTGGCACTGCGCCCGCACCCGATGCGCTGGTGCTGTGCCTGGGGGACTTGCAGGTGGACCTGGCGCGGCGGCGCGCTACTCGGGCCGGCCAGCGCATCGACCTGTCGGCAAAGGAGTTCCAACTGCTGACGCTACTCTTGCGCCGCAAGGGTGAGGTACTGTCGCGCACAGAGATCGCCGAGCAGGTGTGGGACGTGAACTTCGACTACGGCACGAACGTGATCGATGTTGCTGTGCGTCGGCTGCGGAACAAGCTCGACCTGCCCTTCGAGCGTCCGCTGCTGCACACAGTCCGTGGCATGGGCTACATGCTCGAAGATCGTCAGCCGTGA